One Capsicum annuum cultivar UCD-10X-F1 chromosome 2, UCD10Xv1.1, whole genome shotgun sequence genomic window carries:
- the LOC107844252 gene encoding serine/threonine-protein kinase BLUS1-like, whose translation MNPRSPKNEIEETEIVPSSSSSNQQTEIGSSSVAKSYEKTIVIDPVTKDIYDLEKEIGSLYGGRGRVYKALYSQYEKEKDMHEPAGVVTLKTIDLKLHKTEFNEFRSQSTIGLPYIRGAKVIGSMRIFGTPSNLFCVSLQYMSEGSLRYILSTRTNKTLPEDFISVVLKEVLVGLRDELHVEPNPRVHNTLNVGDIFVHIDDASGEMLIKLACQASVYDSGNIPDYNRGAASSSSSILDPESISKLVTAPEVFGSKNDNSGPKSDIWLLGIMALELAFGVLPVRNREDLDHIIEKLRKKRRFPKSLKKLLIVKKRKTTFKKAMNLLKPKEKVFSKKFERMVRECLAKNPRERPTAAQLLSSSFFTIERDIEKFKRFVLSAKKNPVPTDN comes from the coding sequence ATGAATCCCAGAAGCCCAAAAAATGAAATTGAAGAAACAGAAattgttccttcttcttcttcttcaaatcaacaaACAGAAATTGGTTCATCAAGTGTAGCAAAATCTTATGAGAAAACCATCGTCATTGATCCAGTCACTAAAGATATTTATGATCTTGAAAAGGAAATTGGTTCTTTATACGGTGGACGCGGCAGAGTTTACAAAGCTCTCTATTCCCAATATGAAAAAGAGAAGGACATGCATGAACCTGCTGGCGTAGTCACTTTGAAGACCATCGACCTgaaactccataaaactgaattcAACGAGTTTCGAAGCCAAAGTACTATAGGTCTTCCTTATATTCGCGGTGCCAAAGTAATTGGATCCATGAGAATTTTCGGTACTCCTTCAAATTTGTTTTGTGTTTCTTTACAATATATGTCTGAGGGATCCCTTCGTTATATTCTTTCTACTCGTACCAACAAAACATTGCCAGAGGATTTCATTTCTGTTGTTCTTAAAGAAGTACTTGTTGGTCTACGTGATGAACTTCATGTTGAGCCTAATCCAAGGGTTCATAATACTTTAAATGTTGGAGATATCTTTGTTCACATTGATGATGCTAGTGGCGAAATGTTGATTAAATTAGCATGTCAAGCATCTGTTTACGATTCTGGAAACATCCCAGATTATAATCGTGGAGCAGCTAGTTCATCCTCTTCGATTTTGGATCCGGAGAGTATTTCTAAATTGGTTACTGCACCAGAGGTGTTTGGGAGTAAAAATGACAATAGTGGACCAAAATCTGATATCTGGCTATTGGGAATAATGGCACTGGAATTAGCTTTTGGAGTTTTACCTGTGAGGAATCGGGAAGACTTGGATCATATAATCGAAAAGTTAAGGAAGAAGAGGAGATTTCCAAAATCACTCAAAAAGCTGCTGATCGTCAAGAAGAGAAAAACAACATTCAAGAAAGCAATGAATTTGCTTAAACCAAAGGAAAAGGTGTTCTCAAAAAAGTTTGAGCGAATGGTTCGGGAATGTCTTGCTAAGAATCCAAGGGAGAGACCAACTGCTGCACAGCTTCTGAGCAGTTCATTCTTTACTATAGAAAGGGATATTGAAAAGTTTAAGCGATTCGTGTTGAGTGCTAAGAAGAATCCAGTCCCTACTGACAATTGA